TTCGCCCTGCCGGAATAGCTCGCTGGCAGGGCTAATTTATAAACAAAAGGAGGATAAAATGGATTGGACTAATTTATCAGAAATCATTGCCAATCAGGGTTTCCCTATTGCCCTGTCTATATTCTTAATCTTCCGCATTGATCGGTTTATGCAGGAGTTGGTTTCTACTCAAAAAGAAGGTTATCAGCAGATTTTCAAACAGGTTTCCCTGGTACAGAAAACTTTAACTGAACTAAACCAGCAAAACCGGGATTATTATTCCTTATTCTGCAGCGAGATACAAAGAGAACTGGCCGGCATCAAAGCCCATATTAGAGAAGCTTCTTAGTTATCCCTGCTAAGAAGCTTCTATTTCACTATCCTTCCCTTTTTCCTAAAGAACAGCAGTCCTGCTACCATAAAAACCATTCCCAGACCTGCTGAAAAAACGATTGCCATAAGAGGAGGATCGCCTGTGGAATATCTCTTAATTATAATACCCAAATAAGCCCAGAGGATTACTACACTATAGACAATATCACCTCTCTGTATAATATTGATGAGGGCAATAATAGTTCCAGCTAATATCACTAAAATAGTCCAGAATATCTCGGATAATCCCCATCCCTGCCAGTTATAATGAACCAGCACTGCTGTAATATTGGCAATAGTAGCTACAGTAATCCAGCCCAAATAAAGACTGAAAGGCAAATGTACACAGTAACGAGTAGCTGAATTAACCTGCTCTTTTCCAATATCCAGTCTGATATAAATCATAATTAAGGAAAATAACAAAACCAGCATGGCAACCAGAGAAAGTAGTACCTGACGATAATGCCAGGCAAAAATCCAGCTCATATTAGCCAGACAACTGACTATAAATAACCAGCCAATTGATTCTAAATAAGGCATCCTTATTTTCTGTTTAGAAAAAAAGTCTCTGGCCTGATATATAATAAAAATGCCTACAGTGAGATAAATGACTCCCCAGATGGCAAAAGTCAGGGCTGCAGGTACAAAGAGATTGGGGTAGAGAGCAGAAAGTTCTCCAGTGGTATTTCCACCCAGGGGAAGTGTATTAGCCAATCCATTTACTATAATAACTACCAAAAAAGCTAAGAAATTAAGAATCTGAAGCATTCTTTTCTGAGTAATTGAGTATTCGTTATTTCTCAATTAAATCACCCCTTTTAAATTTGTTCTGAAATTTTCCAGAAATAATTATCTACCTATATCCATTTTAGATTATTTGATAGATACTTTTTTCTCATTAAGATAAATATTCTTTTTTTCTTTGTTCTATATCCCCATTTTTGATTAAGTTTTCTTTCATCAAAACATTATCAGGAGTATTAACATGAGTCATTTTTTGATTCATACTTTTTAATATTTCCTCCTTTTCTTTGCGATAAATTACTGTGGATATCTGCTGGGCAACAAATTCTAATAAATCAATATCTTTTTCACTATACAACCGAGCATTATCATAACTTTGTAAAGCAAGTACTCCAATAACTTTCTGTTCAACTTTTAATGGTACTGCTAACCAGAGATGGGTATTGGTCATTACATCCCAGGGTTGGATATACCCATAAGACAACATCTTTCTATAATGCTGGAAATCCATAAGTACCGGTTTGCCAATATCCAAAATATAATGAAAAATACTCTGAGCTGAGCTATAACGCTGGATAAATATCTCATCATCTCCAGCAGCTTCATCTGTATAGTAAGGAAAAGAAAGTTGTTTCTGGTCAGTATCCCAGAGAGCAATATAGAAATTAGCTGCCACAATAACTTTTTTTAATTGTTCATGAACCAGTGGGTATATTTCCGGTAAAGATAGCTCAGAGTGAACTAATTGAGATATTCGGTATAATGTTTGCTTTAATTTTCTCTCTTTTTTCAGAAACGAGATATCCTGAAAAGAAAAAATCATACCGGCAATTCGGTTATCTATTTGATTCCAGGTTCTTTTAACCATTACCTCAATTCGGGAATTATTTTTGGTGCGAATAATTGTTTCAAAAGAGGTTTGATTATGGTCTTCAAAAAAAGAATGTTCCTCTGGTTTTAAACAATAGATCAGGGTATTGCCTTTTATCT
This Atribacterota bacterium DNA region includes the following protein-coding sequences:
- a CDS encoding tryptophan-rich sensory protein — translated: MRNNEYSITQKRMLQILNFLAFLVVIIVNGLANTLPLGGNTTGELSALYPNLFVPAALTFAIWGVIYLTVGIFIIYQARDFFSKQKIRMPYLESIGWLFIVSCLANMSWIFAWHYRQVLLSLVAMLVLLFSLIMIYIRLDIGKEQVNSATRYCVHLPFSLYLGWITVATIANITAVLVHYNWQGWGLSEIFWTILVILAGTIIALINIIQRGDIVYSVVILWAYLGIIIKRYSTGDPPLMAIVFSAGLGMVFMVAGLLFFRKKGRIVK
- a CDS encoding GAF domain-containing protein; its protein translation is MKLGKKKKRVSLLINSRTKHNHKNNKQSDKTITPGTIIGQQKKLEEFFLQGRQEYLNLFKTCPVALVYTNIDGIILYVNHYFEELTGFSEDEIKGNTLIYCLKPEEHSFFEDHNQTSFETIIRTKNNSRIEVMVKRTWNQIDNRIAGMIFSFQDISFLKKERKLKQTLYRISQLVHSELSLPEIYPLVHEQLKKVIVAANFYIALWDTDQKQLSFPYYTDEAAGDDEIFIQRYSSAQSIFHYILDIGKPVLMDFQHYRKMLSYGYIQPWDVMTNTHLWLAVPLKVEQKVIGVLALQSYDNARLYSEKDIDLLEFVAQQISTVIYRKEKEEILKSMNQKMTHVNTPDNVLMKENLIKNGDIEQRKKEYLS